The genomic stretch CCACTTCGGTTTCTCGCAGAAGCGCTGCTAGGGTCAGATGTGCGCCAAAAGCCAGTACTGTCTGCTCCAATGAATTCTGCAGCACCGCGGCACGCACGGCGATTGCCGGGCTGGGTTTGCCGAACGCCGAGCCCCGTATATCCGCCGGCGAATAGAACCTGCCTCTGCTCACCGCGCCGACGCAGCCGGCCAGCCAGAGAAACATGAGAATACTCGCCTTCAACGTGAACGCGATCCGCTCACCGAAGTCCATCTCTGGGCTGAGGCCGAACAATTCAGGAGGCAGCCAGGCATAGCCAACCACAAGGACGACCGCCGCGAAGGCGAGCGCGACGGCTGAGGCTCGGACAATGCCCACCTGGTCAGAACTGAGCCTCTTGAACACTGTCCTTGCTCCTTGTCGTCCTCCGCCGCCTGCCTGTGGTGATGAAAGACCGGGGGCGACCACTCATCGCGCGTGGGTTCACACGCCCCGATCATAGGTATATAAATCCTGTAGTAACTACAGAATCAACCCTTGCGAGGGGTCGAGGCCGTGACTGAACCCGGTCGCCGTAACAGCGGTCACGGCCACTTGGTGCCGAGATCGGGCACCGCAAGAACACGAGATGAGACCGGCGGATGAGCTTCTATTCGATTTATCAGCAGGGTTTCGTTCGCGTGGCTGCCTGTACACCGAAATGCGAAGTCGCCGATCCCAGCTACAATGTCGCTGAGACGCTCGCGCTCGCCCGCGACGGTGCGCGCCAGGGTGTTGCGCTGATGGTGTTCCCGGAATTGGGCCTCTGCGGTTACGCGATTGACGATCTTCTCGGCCAAGCCGCGTTGCTGCAGCGGGTGGAACAAGCGATCGAGGAAGTCGCGGCCGCGAGCCGCGAGCTTTCGCCGGTTCTGCTCATCGGCGCGCCGCTGGTGCGGGAAGGACGACTCTACAATTGCGCTGTCGCCGTCCATCGTGGGCGCATTTTGGGTGTTGTTCCCAAAGGACATCTGCCGAATTATCGGGAATTCTACGAAAAGCGTTGGTTCGCTTCGGGCCGAAACTTGAAAGGCGCTACCATCGAGATCGCTGGTCAGTCCGTCCCCTTCGGAATGGATATGATTTTCGCGGCCGAGGATTTGCCAGGCTTCGTCTTCCACGTCGAGCTGTGCGAGGACGTATGGGGACCGGCTCCGCCCAGCGACTTTGCCGCGCTCGCTGGCGCTCTCATCCTTACCAACCTCTCGGCCAGCAACATCACTGTCGGCAAGGCCGAAACCCGCCGGCTGCTCTGCGCAACCCAATCGGCGCGGTGCTGGGCTGCATACATCTATTCCGCGGCCGGTCCGGGCGAGTCGACGACGGACCTCGCTTGGGACGGTCAAGCCTGCATTTATGAACTCGGGCAGCTGCTGGCAGAGACCGAACGGTTCCCGCAGGACTCGCAAATGGCCATCGCCGATGTCGACGTTGATAGGCTCAGACTGGAGCGCCTGCGCACCGGCACCTTCAACGAGGCGGCCATCGCACAAGCTATGCCTGAAGACAGGTTCCGGCGTATCGGCTTCCGGTTCGAGCCGTCGATGACGGACCTCGGGCTGCGCAGGGCCGTCGCGCGCTTCCCCTATGCTCCAGCCGATCCGGCACGCCTCGACCAGGACTGTTATGAGGCCTACAGCATCCAGGTCCAGGGGTTGATGAAGCGCCTTCAGGCGACGGGCATCCGCCGCGTCTGCATCGGGGTCTCCGGTGGTCTGGACTCCACTCACGCGCTGATCGTGGCGGCGAAAGCGTTCGACCGGCTAGGCTGGCCCCGGTCCGACATTCTCGGCTTCACGATGCCGGGCTTCGCGACGGGGGAGGCCACCAAGGCAAATGCCTGGACGCTGATGCGTAGTCTCGGCGTCACCGCCGAGGAGATCGACATCAAGCCGTTGGCGCAGCAGATGCTGGCGTCACTTCAGCATCCGTTCGCGCAAGGCGAGCCGGTTTACGACGTGACGTTCGAGAACGTGCAGGCGGGCCTGCGCACGGACATCTTGTTCCGTGCAGCCAACCAGCGAGGCGCCATGGTGCTTGGCACTGGCGATCTGTCCGAAATCGCGCTCGGCTGGTCGACCTACGGTGTCGGCGACCATATGAGCCACTACAACGTCAACGCGTCGGTGCCGAAAACACTCATCCAGCATTTGATCCGCTGGGTGGCACAGTCAGCCGCCTTCGATGAGGCAACGAACGGCACGTTGCTCTCCATTCTTGACACTGTGATTTCGCCAGAACTCGTGCCGGCCGGCGAAGGCGGCGCCTTACAAAGTACGGAGGAGAAGATTGGGCCTTATGAACTGCAGGATTTTACCCTGTTTTATTTGACGCGCTATGGCCTGAAGCCGTCGAAGATCGCTTTCCTGGCCTTCCATGCCTGGCGTGACGCCACCGCCGGAGCTTGGCCTCCACAGTATCCGGAAGAGCGCCGTCGCGCATATGATCTGCCCACAATCAGATCGTGGATGGAGGTGTTCCTCTATCGCTTCTTCACGATCAGCCAGTTCAAGCGCTCGGCGTCGCCGAACGGCCCCAAAGTCACTGCTGGCGGCTCGCTGTCGCCGCGCGGCGATTGGCGCGCTCCGTCGGATGGCAACGCCCGCCTCTGGTTGGAGGAGTTGCGCGCTCACACGCCGTCGGAATGAACGTGCCCTGAGGGTTGGCGCTCAGCGGCCAACGGCAATCGGCGCACGGATGCCGATGACGCTTCCGCCCAGTTGTTATCCCTACTCGAACCACCGTTACGGAATGAATTCGCCATGATCACCATCGGAGCCTTGTCACAACGGACAGGCGTCAATATCGAGACAATCCGCTACTACGAGCGGATCAATCTCATCCCGCCGCCGCCCCGCACAGAGAGCAGGCGGCGCCTCTATGAAGCAGAGGATGTTCGGCGACTGACGTTCATACGCCATTCCAGGGATCTCGGCTTCGACATCCCGGCTATTAAGACGATGCTCGCTCTGCAGGAAAGGCCAGAGTCCTCTTGTGAGCAGGTGAGCCGAATTGCCACCGATCAGCTCGAAGCCGTCGAGGTGCGGATCCGACGCCTTCTCGGACTTAAGAGCGAGCTCACTCGGATGATCAAATCGTGCGACAATGGGAAAGTCGCATCGTGCCGGATCATAGAAGTTTTAGCTGACTCACCCAACTCGCATGATGCCCCCTGAATCGCTGAGGAATTCAGGAACATCCACGACTTTGTTGGCTAGGGAGTGCCCGAATACCCCATCTATAATAGTCGCCTTTGCTCGATTTGAAAGCAGAAAAACCGTTTTGAATCGGGCAATCGGCGGTTGACGGCGCATCTGATTCGGTCGGCATAAGAAAAGCTCCCGCCCGGACCAGCCGGGCGGGAGCTTGTCGGGCCTCACTCGCCGTTGCGACGGGTGGGGCGCGACCAGATGAGGCTATAGCCGTCGTCTTCGTCGTCGAAGAGGTTGGCGTAGATCGGAGCGGTGAAACTCGGATCGTCGAGCTTGAGGCCGAGATAGTCGCGGCCCTCGTTCGACTGCTTGGACCAGGCTGCCCCGATCTCGGCGCGACCGACCAGGACGCGGTGGCTGGGAGCGTTCTCGCTGGTCTGGTTGGTTTCGGGGACAATGCGGACGTTCTTGGCCTGCACGTTGAGGGTGACGATTTCGCCGGTGTATTCGTTGCCGGACTTCTTGAAGGTGCCGATGGTTGCCATGGTAGTTCTCCTTGATCGCTGGTTTCGAGCCCGCACCACGCGGCCTCGATGGCGATCGGAGAGGCCGGAGGCGATCGACGGCGCATCGCTTGCGACCGCAGCGTCAGCGGAGGATGGCGATCCGGCGGGTTTCTTGGCTCGCGAGGAATGGCGGCGCAGCCGGCAGGGGAAGAAAATTGACAGGCGCCATTGCGCCATAGGCGATCGAGGCGCAGCCGGTCTTCGGCCAGATCAGCCCATTGAAGAGGCCGTTTGGAGCGGTCGGCTTACAGGGATCGTTCAAGGAGAGAATGGCAATGTCGAACACCCCGGTTCTTGTCCGGCGAAATAACGGAAATCGTCTGCGGCCCTGCAGGCCAGTCCGTTGCATAACCAGCGATGCAACCCGATGCGGACGCAAGCCGCACTGCGTCCGGCACCGGTCGCGCGTTTCGGGGCAAATCACGCCATGTCATACGGGGGCGCAAACTCTCGACCGAAATCGTCGGTCCGTCCCGTACCACGCGTCCACATTTCTCAGCCTTCGATACGGACGCGGCACAAGACCTCAGCCCCTGTCCCGGCTGTGCCTGCAATGACATTCAGATGCTGGCAGGCGTCTGTCCGGCAGGTCCGGGCGGGGCCATTGAGGTCATGCGCACGAACGCCGTAATGCCGACCGCCACCGCGCCGATCACGGAGAAGGCGATCTGCCAACTCTCCGACGGCATGAGATGTTTGACGATGCCGTGGGTGGCGTGGAAACCCGCGATGGCCGCAGGTGCGACGAAGGCGAGCGCTACGGCGAGTTTCACCCACATGGGCCGGGCGAACAGGATGAGGAACTGCGCAAGTCCGAACACAAGGCCCGCGCCGACAAGTCCGACAAGGGCGCTGCCCGGCAGGCCCGCGCCGGTCTCATAGGCCCACATCCCTGCCGCCACGCCCCCGAGCGCGGGCAAGGCGTAGATGGCAAGCGTGAACAACAAGCAGCAGAGGACGGCGATTGCGGTGACGGATCCGAAGATGGCAATAATCATGGTGGCGTCTCCGTAAGAAAAGGTTCGAACGGTTGCGCCTCCACCACCACCGCGGCGCGATTGAATCGTATCACATTTTTGAGTCGGGCGCGATTGGGAAGGTCTGCTTCGAGCCCGTGTTTCACCTTCAATTCTATGACGCACACGGCAACTTTGCGCCGCAGTGAGGCCTACTTTGGTTGGCATACAGCATGGGTTCAACAACCAGGTGGCACGACTAGCCGCACGGTACTAACATCGCTGTCGGATCGTGCGGTTGAGGCAAATCACTATGAAAAGAAGCCCGACGATATTTCTTCAGGTAGTCATTGTGCTCATGGGAGTGGGCGCTCTTGCCGTCATGCTCCTCGAGCCTCACGTCGAGGGCGGGAATGTGAACGCGTCCCTCTTTCAGATATATTTCAATGACCCCTTCTTGGCGTGTGCGTATGTGGCGTCCGTTCCATTTTTCGTGGCGCTATACCAAGCGTTCACATTGCTCGGACACGTTGGGCAAAACAAGGTGTTCTCGCCGGCTTCCGTG from Rhodopseudomonas sp. BAL398 encodes the following:
- a CDS encoding MAPEG family protein, with protein sequence MFKRLSSDQVGIVRASAVALAFAAVVLVVGYAWLPPELFGLSPEMDFGERIAFTLKASILMFLWLAGCVGAVSRGRFYSPADIRGSAFGKPSPAIAVRAAVLQNSLEQTVLAFGAHLTLAALLRETEVVLIPLLVALFLVGRITFAFGYAKRVSGRAFGMALTGASIIASYGIVVGLIAAGR
- a CDS encoding NAD(+) synthase — encoded protein: MSFYSIYQQGFVRVAACTPKCEVADPSYNVAETLALARDGARQGVALMVFPELGLCGYAIDDLLGQAALLQRVEQAIEEVAAASRELSPVLLIGAPLVREGRLYNCAVAVHRGRILGVVPKGHLPNYREFYEKRWFASGRNLKGATIEIAGQSVPFGMDMIFAAEDLPGFVFHVELCEDVWGPAPPSDFAALAGALILTNLSASNITVGKAETRRLLCATQSARCWAAYIYSAAGPGESTTDLAWDGQACIYELGQLLAETERFPQDSQMAIADVDVDRLRLERLRTGTFNEAAIAQAMPEDRFRRIGFRFEPSMTDLGLRRAVARFPYAPADPARLDQDCYEAYSIQVQGLMKRLQATGIRRVCIGVSGGLDSTHALIVAAKAFDRLGWPRSDILGFTMPGFATGEATKANAWTLMRSLGVTAEEIDIKPLAQQMLASLQHPFAQGEPVYDVTFENVQAGLRTDILFRAANQRGAMVLGTGDLSEIALGWSTYGVGDHMSHYNVNASVPKTLIQHLIRWVAQSAAFDEATNGTLLSILDTVISPELVPAGEGGALQSTEEKIGPYELQDFTLFYLTRYGLKPSKIAFLAFHAWRDATAGAWPPQYPEERRRAYDLPTIRSWMEVFLYRFFTISQFKRSASPNGPKVTAGGSLSPRGDWRAPSDGNARLWLEELRAHTPSE
- a CDS encoding MerR family transcriptional regulator → MITIGALSQRTGVNIETIRYYERINLIPPPPRTESRRRLYEAEDVRRLTFIRHSRDLGFDIPAIKTMLALQERPESSCEQVSRIATDQLEAVEVRIRRLLGLKSELTRMIKSCDNGKVASCRIIEVLADSPNSHDAP
- a CDS encoding DUF736 domain-containing protein; the protein is MATIGTFKKSGNEYTGEIVTLNVQAKNVRIVPETNQTSENAPSHRVLVGRAEIGAAWSKQSNEGRDYLGLKLDDPSFTAPIYANLFDDEDDGYSLIWSRPTRRNGE
- a CDS encoding DUF2975 domain-containing protein translates to MKRSPTIFLQVVIVLMGVGALAVMLLEPHVEGGNVNASLFQIYFNDPFLACAYVASVPFFVALYQAFTLLGHVGQNKVFSPASVRALRIIKYCAISLVVPLLAAEAYFFIIVRGHDDIAGGVAIGLFLIVVSTIVAAAAYVLQTTLQNTFDTGPRTT